A genomic stretch from Setaria italica strain Yugu1 chromosome VII, Setaria_italica_v2.0, whole genome shotgun sequence includes:
- the LOC101755199 gene encoding uncharacterized protein At3g27210, with the protein MRLRIAGKRAASDAKAAAAAAADGGARPAAPDARDDADGEGPADRRNGTDNGSKDESFFEARPWLDSDSEDDFYSVRGDFTPSRSSTPDHPRLATSFGTRMPVDRSKPSLVPKKQRLLELLQEKQHYDDEDDDSVTDGSSDLENGAVHDEEHMKTSRKGEKSKKSSRSGCFPSLIWKHSFTSSRKKRKEHKDKVN; encoded by the exons ATGAGGCTCAGGATCGCCGGCAAGAGAGCCGCCTCCGACGCCAAggcggctgcagcggcggcggcggacggcggtgcCCGGCCCGCCGCGCCGGACGCCAGGGACGACGCGGATGGCGAGGGCCCGGCGGATCGCCGGAACGGCACGGACAACG GAAGCAAAGATGAGTCATTCTTCGAAGCAAGGCCCTGGTTAGATTCTGACAGTGAAGATGATTTTTACAGCGTCAGAGGAG ATTTCACACCATCACGAAGCAGCACCCCAGATCATCCGAGACTAGCTACATCCTTCGGTACGCGGATGCCGGTAGACAGATCCAAGCCTTCTCTGGTTCCGAAGAAGCAGAGacttcttgaacttcttcagGAGAAGCAGCATTACgacgatgaagatgatgacAGTGTTACCGACGGCAGTAGTGACTTGGAGAATGGCGCTGTTCATGATGAAGAACACATGAAGACTTCTCGCAAAGGTGAGAAATCGAAGAAGTCATCAAGGTCAGGTTGCTTCCCAAGCTTAATCTGGAAGCATAGCTTCACAAGctccaggaagaagagaaaagagCACAAGGATAAAGTGAACTAG
- the LOC101761697 gene encoding acyl-acyl carrier protein thioesterase ATL4, chloroplastic: MAGLVRQVTGLSHRPRPADVSSGIHGQHRVVVRTGRARPGRVIVAAAHVAARPKYCRLRGAAANAVPETSRQLLDQQEVRPSNDTASNPLITTIRKDRFFEIEMEVRDDELDEYGVVNNAIYASYLHSGRDVMLEQLGISVDYWTSTGNAMALSELNLKYFAPLRSGDKFAVKVKPIQIKGVRIIVEHMIETLPHRKLVLEGRATAVCLNKDFRPTRVFPELSASFIEVFSCKVA; the protein is encoded by the exons ATGGCCGGCCTCGTTCGTCAGGTCACCGGGCTCTCCCATCGGCCGCGCCCCGCCGACGTGAGCTCCGGCATCCATGGCCAGCACCGCGTGGTGGTGCGCACCGGCCGGGCGCGTCCCGGCAGGGTCATCGTCGCGGCGGCGCACGTGGCTGCGCGGCCCAAGTACTGCCGGCTCCGGGGAGCAGCTGCCAACGCCGTCCCCGAGACCAGCCGCCAGCTGCTCGACCAACAAGAAGTTCGCCCCAGCAACGACACCGCATCGAACCCGCTTATTACCACCATCAG GAAGGACAGGTTCTTCGAGATCGAGATGGAGGTCCGCGACGACGAGCTCGACGAGTACGGCGTCGTCAACAACGCCATCTACGCCAGCTACCTCCACAGTG GTCGTGACGTGATGCTTGAGCAGCTGGGCATCAGCGTGGACTACTGGACGTCCACGGGCAACGCCATGGCTCTTTCAGAGTTGAACCTCAAGTACTTCGCGCCTCTCAGG AGTGGTGACAAGTTTGCGGTCAAGGTGAAGCCTATTCAAATCAAAGGCGTACGAATTATTGTAGAGCATATGATCGAGACTCTGCCACATCGTAAG CTCGTATTGGAAGGCAGAGCGACCGCTGTTTGCCTCAACAAAGATTTTAGGCCAACTCGAGTATTTCCAGAGTTGTCAGCAAGTTTTATAGAGGTCTTCTCTTGCAAAGTCGCCTAA
- the LOC101761309 gene encoding uncharacterized protein LOC101761309, which produces MVSNGTKRSRSTTSECWKDFEKIFKDINGKKVRVSAKCNHCGIIYVARSSIGTDHLNRHIEKCPNRRAKVRNFESLIHFNPDSSVRQWDYSAEVVRTQLCRLIARLDLPLCFGASPAFEEYIKLAHNPRFSAVSMQSTTRDMCKYFTDCRAKLIESFVAVSSVSITSDIWSEKRLIGLRLIDESHSGQNISDRVTSVLEEYGLISKDQDCNLCYCCIHVVVNDLVAAGLKTSKGFKKHLFNGCARVINEKFTTRITGEQVKNHLKTWQKRYAKINRLKKLSGALFDEENCMITLDEEHYNGHVQDHKSDAEYLNKPLLHYREMTAIFGNTMATGNFAKDSSAPLGREDDEGESQEEGDEVTGHGPSEGHTTQGATSSASRPSKKQKIAEMEEDGLVAAFKSVGENLAAAIKMVAKPDNELPPDLHISFYYAHLVSNPHIGKAFYNLPFEHKLNWVTMFIAEKFPGM; this is translated from the exons ATGGTGAGCAACGGCACCAAGAGGTCCCGTTCCACCACCTCTGAGTGCTggaaggactttgaaaagatCTTCAAGGACATCAATGGGAAGAAGGTAAGGGTCTCTGCCAAGTGTAATCATTGTGGCATTATATATGTTGCTAGATCTTCCATTGGCACTGACCATCTCAACAGGCATATTGAGAAATGCCCAAACAGAAGGGCTAAGGTTCGTAATTTCGAGTCTCTGATCCATTTCAACCCTGACAGTTCTGTCCGTCAATGGGATTACTCTGCTGAGGTAGTTCGTACTCAACTATGTCgtttgattgctagactagatCTTCCTCTATGTTTTGGTGCATCTCCTGCTTTTGAAGAGTATATTAAacttgctcataatcctaggtTTTCTGCTGTCTCTATGCAATCAACCACTAGAGATATGTGCAAGTACTTTACTGATTGCCGTGCTAAGcttattgaatcatttgttgcCGTTTCATCTGTGTCTATCACTTCTGATATCtggtctg AGAAGAGGTTAATTGGTTTAAGGCTTATTGATGAATCTCACTCTGGCCAGAACATTTCTGACCGTGTGACTAGTGTGCTAGAGGAGTATGGTTTGATTTCAAAG GACCAAGATTGTAACTTGTGCTACTGCTGCATACATGTTGTTGTCA ATGATTTGGTGGCTGCTGGTTTGAAGACATCAAAGGGATTTAAGAAGCACCTTTTTAATGGTTGTGCTAGGGTTATCAATGAGAAGTTCACCACAAGGATCACTGGTGAGCAAGTTAAGAATCATTTGAAAACATGGCAGAAAAGGTATGCAAAGATAAATAGATTGAAGAAGTTGAGTGGTGCCCTCTTTGATGAAGAAAACTGCATGATTACACTAGATGAGGAGCACTACAACGGCCATGTCCAG GATCACAAGTCTGATGctgagtacttgaacaagcccCTCTTGCACTATAGAGAGATGACGGCAATATTTGGCAATACAATGGCTACTGGAAATTTTGCAAAAGACTCAAGTGCACCTCTAGGTAGAGAGGATGATGAGGGTGAAAGTCAAGAAGAGGGGGATGAGGTTACTGGGCATGGTCCAAGTGAGGGGCATACCACTCAAGGGGCAACGTCTTCTGCTAGTAGACCTAGTAAGAAGCAAAAGATAGCTGAAATGGAGGAGGATGGGCTGGTTGCCGCCTTCAAAAGTGTAGGTGAGAACCTTGCCGCTGCCATAAAAATGGTAGCTAAACCTGATAATGAGCTGCCACCTGACCTACACATATCTTTCTACTATGCTCATTTGGTGAGCAATCCTCACATTGGCAAAGCTTTCTATAACTTGCCATTCGAGCACAAGTTAAATTGGGTCACAATGTTCATCGCTGAGAAGTTCCCTGGAATGTAA
- the LOC101756014 gene encoding F-box/kelch-repeat protein At1g67480: MLALVSPSEPSVQSQAYLSARMQLKFSAEQKPSSRMIIKEQSDSYSVLIPGLPEDLAKICLALVPRSYFPVMGSVSKSWMTFIGSKEFIAVRKEVGKLEEWIYVLTAGAGGHGSRWEVLGSLDQKKRILPPMPGPNKAGFGVVVLDGNLFVMAGYAADHGKEFVSDEVYSYDACLNRWTALAKMNVARRDFACAEVNGVIYVAGGFGPDGDSLSSVEAYNPQKNKWILIQSLRRSRWGCFACGFNDKLYVMGGRSSFTIGNSRSVDVYDPDRRSWDEIKRGCVMVTSHAVLDKRLFCIEWKNQRSLATFNPADNSWQRIPVPLTGSSSTRFCLGVLGKKVLLFSLEEEPGYQTLMYDPAAPTECEWQTSKLKPSGSCICSVTIEV; encoded by the exons ATGCTTGCACTTGTTTCACCAAGTGAACCTTCTGTTCAATCACAGGCGTACCTCAGTGCTAGAATGCAGCTCAAGTTTTCAGCTGAGCAAAAGCCCTCCTCCAGGATGATCATCAAAGAGCAGAGTGACTCATACAGCGTGCTGATACCTGGTTTGCCTGAAGATCTGGCAAAGATATGTCTTGCTCTTGTCCCTCGGAGCTATTTCCCTGTCATGGGTTCTGTGTCAAAGAGTTGGATGACATTCATCGGGAGCAAGGAGTTCATCGCTGTTCGAAAGGAGGTCGGGAAGCTCGAGGAGTGGATTTATGTCCTTACCGCTGGAGCAGGCGGTCATGGAAGCCGTTGGGAGGTGCTGGGGAGCTTGGATCAGAAGAAGAGGATACTTCCTCCTATGCCTGGACCAAACAAAGCTGGCTTTGGTGTGGTTGTTCTTGATGGAAACCTTTTCGTCATGGCTGGCTATGCTGCTGACCATGGAAAAGAATTCGTTTCTGATGAGGTGTACAGCTATGATGCTTGTCTGAACAG GTGGACTGCACTCGCCAAGATGAACGTTGCACGACGCGACTTCGCCTGCGCAGAGGTCAATGGTGTAATATATGTGGCTGGTGGATTTGGACCTGATGGTGATAGCCTGAGCAGCGTTGAAGCATACAATCCACAGAAGAACAAATGGATACTGATCCAGAGTCTCCGCAGGTCGAGGTGGGGATGCTTTGCTTGTGGGTTCAATGACAAGTTGTACGTCATGGGTGGCCGTTCAAGCTTCACAATTGGCAATTCCCGCTCTGTCGACGTGTATGATCCTGATCGCCGCTCTTGGGATGAGATCAAGAGAGGCTGTGTAATGGTCACCTCTCATGCTGTCCTTGACAAGAGGCTGTTCTGTATTGAATGGAAGAACCAGCGGTCACTTGCAACATTTAACCCGGCAGACAACTCTTGGCAGAGGATCCCGGTGCCGCTTACTGGCAGTTCCAGCACTCGATTCTGCCTTGGGGTGCTCGGCAAGAAGGTCCTGCTATTTTCACTGGAGGAAGAACCTGGGTACCAGACACTGATGTATGACCCAGCAGCGCCAACAGAATGTGAGTGGCAGACGTCTAAGCTCAAGCCTTCAGGGTCATGTATATGCAGTGTGACCATTGAAGTCTGA